In the Burkholderia glumae LMG 2196 = ATCC 33617 genome, one interval contains:
- a CDS encoding entericidin A/B family lipoprotein: MSRTQLRRLAALVALAGMVLGLAACNTVAGMGEDINAAGRAITRAAD; encoded by the coding sequence ATGTCACGCACGCAGCTGCGCCGCCTCGCGGCGCTCGTCGCCCTCGCGGGCATGGTGCTCGGTCTCGCGGCCTGCAACACGGTCGCCGGCATGGGCGAGGACATCAACGCCGCCGGCCGCGCGATCACGCGCGCGGCGGACTAG
- the leuD gene encoding 3-isopropylmalate dehydratase small subunit yields MEKFTVHTGVVAPLDRANVDTDAIIPKQFLKSIKRTGFGPNAFDEWRYLDHGEPGQDNSKRPLNPDFVLNQPRYQGASVLLARENFGCGSSREHAPWALQQYGFRAIIAPSFADIFFNNCFKNGLLPIVLGEREVARLFDETYAFNGYQLTIDLDAQVVRTGDNREYPFEVSAFRKYCLLNGFDDIGLTLRHADKIRQFEAERIARQPWLNNRLIG; encoded by the coding sequence ATGGAAAAATTCACTGTACACACCGGCGTCGTGGCGCCGCTCGATCGCGCCAACGTGGACACGGACGCGATCATCCCGAAGCAATTCCTGAAGTCGATCAAGCGCACCGGCTTCGGCCCGAACGCGTTCGACGAATGGCGCTACCTCGATCACGGCGAGCCGGGCCAGGACAACTCGAAGCGGCCGCTGAACCCCGATTTCGTGCTGAACCAGCCGCGTTACCAGGGCGCCTCGGTGCTGCTCGCGCGCGAGAACTTCGGCTGCGGCAGCTCGCGCGAGCATGCGCCGTGGGCGCTGCAGCAGTACGGCTTCCGCGCGATCATCGCGCCGAGCTTCGCCGACATCTTCTTCAACAACTGCTTCAAGAACGGCCTGCTGCCGATCGTGCTGGGCGAGCGCGAGGTCGCGCGCCTGTTCGACGAGACCTATGCGTTCAACGGCTACCAGTTGACGATCGATCTCGACGCGCAGGTGGTGCGCACGGGCGACAATCGCGAGTACCCGTTCGAGGTCAGCGCGTTTCGCAAGTACTGCCTGCTGAACGGCTTCGACGACATCGGCCTGACGCTGCGCCACGCCGACAAGATCCGCCAGTTCGAGGCCGAGCGGATCGCGCGCCAGCCCTGGTTGAACAACCGCCTGATCGGCTGA
- the leuC gene encoding 3-isopropylmalate dehydratase large subunit: protein MAQTLYDKLWNSHVVHTEEDGTALLYIDRHLLHEVTSPQAFEGLKLAERPVWRISANLAVSDHNVPTTDRTHGIADPVSKLQVDTLDANCDSYGITQFKMNDLRQGIVHIIGPEQGATLPGMTIVCGDSHTSTHGAFGALAHGIGTSEVEHVLATQTLLQKKSKNLLVKVEGQLPRGCTAKDIVLAIIGRIGTAGGTGYAIEFGGSMIRSLSMEGRMTVCNMAIEAGARAGMVAVDDTTIDYLKGRPFSPTGAEWDQAVQYWRTFVSDPGAQFDRVVELTAADIVPQVTWGTSPEMVTAVDGRVPDPEREKDPVKRNAMERALAYMALEPNTPIESIQVDKIFIGSCTNARIEDIRAAAYVVKKLNRRVAANVRLAMVVPGSGLVKAQAEREGLDKVFLEAGFEWREPGCSMCLAMNADRLDPGERCASTSNRNFEGRQGAGGRTHLVSPAMAAAAAIEGHFVDIRRLG, encoded by the coding sequence ATGGCACAGACTCTCTACGATAAATTGTGGAATTCTCACGTCGTCCACACCGAGGAGGACGGCACCGCGTTGCTCTACATCGACCGTCACCTGCTGCACGAAGTGACGAGTCCGCAGGCGTTCGAGGGCCTGAAGCTCGCCGAGCGTCCGGTCTGGCGGATCAGCGCGAACCTCGCGGTGTCGGACCACAACGTGCCGACCACCGACCGCACGCACGGCATCGCCGATCCGGTCTCGAAGCTGCAGGTCGACACGCTCGACGCGAACTGCGACAGCTACGGCATCACCCAGTTCAAGATGAACGACCTGCGCCAGGGCATCGTCCACATCATCGGGCCGGAGCAGGGCGCGACGCTGCCGGGCATGACGATCGTCTGCGGGGATTCGCACACCTCCACGCACGGCGCGTTCGGCGCGCTCGCGCATGGCATCGGCACCTCGGAGGTCGAGCACGTGCTGGCCACCCAGACGCTGCTGCAGAAAAAGAGCAAGAACCTGCTGGTGAAAGTGGAAGGCCAGCTGCCGCGCGGCTGCACCGCCAAGGACATCGTGCTCGCGATCATCGGCAGGATCGGCACGGCGGGCGGCACCGGCTACGCGATCGAATTCGGCGGCTCGATGATCCGCTCGCTGTCGATGGAAGGCCGCATGACGGTCTGCAACATGGCGATCGAGGCCGGCGCGCGCGCCGGCATGGTGGCCGTGGACGACACCACCATCGACTACCTGAAGGGCCGGCCGTTCTCGCCGACCGGGGCCGAATGGGATCAGGCCGTGCAGTACTGGCGCACGTTCGTTTCGGACCCCGGCGCGCAGTTCGACCGCGTGGTCGAGCTGACGGCCGCCGACATCGTGCCGCAGGTCACCTGGGGCACCTCGCCGGAGATGGTCACGGCGGTGGACGGCCGCGTGCCCGATCCCGAGCGCGAGAAGGATCCGGTCAAGCGCAACGCGATGGAGCGCGCGCTTGCCTACATGGCGCTCGAACCGAACACGCCGATCGAATCGATCCAGGTCGACAAGATCTTCATCGGCTCCTGTACCAACGCCCGCATCGAGGACATCCGCGCCGCCGCCTATGTCGTGAAGAAGCTGAACCGGCGCGTGGCCGCCAACGTGCGGCTGGCGATGGTGGTGCCGGGCTCGGGCCTCGTGAAGGCGCAGGCCGAGCGCGAGGGGCTCGACAAGGTGTTCCTCGAGGCCGGCTTCGAATGGCGCGAGCCGGGCTGCTCGATGTGCCTCGCGATGAATGCCGACCGGCTCGATCCGGGCGAGCGCTGCGCGTCCACCTCGAACCGCAACTTCGAGGGGCGTCAGGGCGCGGGCGGCCGCACCCATCTGGTGAGCCCCGCGATGGCCGCGGCCGCGGCCATCGAAGGCCATTTCGTCGACATCCGCCGTCTCGGGTGA
- the leuB gene encoding 3-isopropylmalate dehydrogenase: MKIAVLPGDGIGPEIVKEAVKVLNALDETFELEQAPVGGAGYEAAGHPLPEATLALAKQADAILFGAVGDWKYDTLERALRPEQAILGLRKHLELFANFRPAICYAQLVDASPLKPQLIAGLDILIVRELNGDIYFGQPRGTREAPDGPFAGAREGFDTMRYSEPEVRRIAHVAFQAAQKRGRKLLSVDKANVLETSQFWRDVMIDVSKQYADVELSHMYVDNAAMQLAKAPKQFDVIVTGNMFGDILSDEAAMLTGSIGMLPSASLDKNNKGLYEPSHGSAPDIAGKGVANPLATILSAAMLLRYSLNRAEQAERIERAVQKVLEQGYRTGDIATPGCRQVGTEQMGDAVVAAL, translated from the coding sequence ATGAAGATTGCAGTGCTGCCGGGCGACGGCATCGGCCCCGAGATCGTCAAGGAAGCGGTGAAGGTGCTCAACGCGCTCGACGAGACCTTCGAACTGGAGCAGGCGCCGGTGGGCGGCGCCGGCTACGAGGCGGCCGGCCATCCGCTGCCGGAGGCGACGCTGGCGCTCGCGAAGCAGGCGGACGCGATCCTGTTCGGCGCGGTCGGCGACTGGAAGTACGATACGCTCGAACGCGCGCTGCGTCCGGAGCAGGCGATCCTCGGCCTGCGCAAGCATCTGGAGCTGTTCGCGAACTTCCGCCCGGCGATCTGCTACGCGCAGCTCGTCGACGCCTCGCCGCTCAAGCCTCAACTGATTGCCGGGCTCGACATCCTGATCGTGCGGGAGCTGAACGGCGACATCTACTTCGGCCAGCCGCGCGGCACGCGCGAGGCGCCGGACGGCCCGTTCGCCGGGGCCCGCGAAGGCTTCGACACGATGCGCTACTCGGAGCCCGAAGTGCGCCGCATCGCGCACGTGGCGTTCCAGGCGGCGCAAAAGCGCGGCAGGAAGCTGCTGTCGGTCGACAAGGCCAACGTGCTCGAAACCTCGCAGTTCTGGCGCGACGTGATGATCGACGTGTCCAAGCAATACGCCGACGTCGAGCTTTCGCACATGTACGTCGACAACGCGGCGATGCAGCTCGCCAAGGCGCCGAAGCAGTTCGACGTGATCGTCACCGGCAACATGTTCGGCGACATCCTTTCCGACGAGGCCGCGATGCTGACCGGCTCGATCGGCATGCTGCCGTCGGCCTCGCTCGACAAGAACAACAAGGGCCTGTACGAGCCCTCGCACGGCTCGGCACCGGACATCGCGGGCAAGGGGGTGGCCAATCCGCTCGCCACCATCCTGTCGGCCGCGATGCTGCTGCGCTATTCGCTGAATCGCGCCGAGCAGGCCGAGCGCATCGAGCGCGCGGTGCAGAAGGTGCTCGAACAGGGCTACCGCACCGGCGACATCGCCACGCCGGGCTGCCGGCAGGTCGGCACCGAGCAGATGGGCGACGCGGTGGTCGCCGCGCTGTAA